TAGTTCTTTTGACAACAAGCTTTGTGCCAAATGGATTTTAGTTAGAGGTTCACATCGCTATAGGataatattctctctctctctcaaaaaaaaaaaaaaaaaaaaaaaatcgctaGGACAATTCGTGATTTGACAAACTCTTGCATTATATTTCATCATATTAGTATGATCGTGTcagaaaataattcaataattgagtCCTCCCACCCCCCAAAAACAATCTTGGGATTATAGCGTgcatacataatttttattttttatttacttattccatttaaaaaaatacttatgtAGAAGTACATttgcacataaaaaaaaaaaaaaaaaaatttaaaaaaggtGTACATAAATTgatgatgaaaaatgaaaataccaataatttaaattaaaacaaatagaCCATTAATCGTTTATGTGATGCATTTAATGTAGGATTTATTTcagcatatttttttttcccaacggaaattgaaaatacttttaggaaaaacaattatttatttatttttagaatttgattGCGTTCATAATAATATCCTAGAAAACGTTTTTGgacatttgacttttttttttttttttttttggagaaactttTTGGACATTTGACTTGGAtggaaaataaacacaaaatccACAATACCAATATTTAATATAGTATAATCTCAGAAAATCTAAGATAATGAACACCAATTCAAAGTACCAACATCTAATATTAACACAAAAATCCAACCAACACCACATTAATATACATTATTATATCAATATTGTGTTATAATAAAAACTACTAGAGTTGCAAATCTACACATTGGGGATTAATTTGCtcgaaattgaaaaatataataaacaataaGGACCATACTTAGACGGAGGATCTTTATTTGACATATGGAGTGATCTTAGAGGGTTGTGAGTTGGTCGTTGCTCTCGATTAGACTGTGggtttgtcattaaaaaatgtgTTGTCTTAGGTGGGAGGGACAATGGCTTATTggtattagagagagagaaagagatagaggtGAGTAGTGGAGTTGGTTAGGTTGGATGCATTTTGAgaaattctttattatttttgagagGATTGTTGTGATGGAATTGTTATGTCCGACAATGCTTTTTGTAAGGACCCAAATTAAAGCGCAAGATGTATGAGATTTTGGTCCAATGAatccaatataataaatttgtagagagtgggtcaaagaactagacCTTAATGAGTTGAACAACGACTAGTACTGAATTGaatgacaatcaaacacaaaataagAGGTTCTGATATCAATGAACTTTCAATCTGAGGAGGTCACACTTGTATAAATTGATCACAATTGGATACAAagacaatttagattgctacagtgttctctctctattcttCCGATCCTATTCTCAAGGAGGGTCTCTCATATTATATAGATCCTTTTGGATCATCTTGATCCTATACTTGTTGATCGTttgagcccttacttgagtatcAGTCCCATTAGACACTCTCTTTGGCTTTCTATGAGTTGTGAtagccaagacagcactgttctgaggtcttctccacataaatgcggtcagaaaagtaactgtagtgcatttaatgcagtggtAACAGCTTTTCcctagatatttttgggtttcctttttTTCCGTATGTTCATGAAGCACGTCCCTATCATTAGAGTTTTTTGGAAGGTTATTCTAATTGCTGGAATAGATATTTGAGTTatattcatcatatccgaggatTAGTTCATTTTTGGACCACATTCCATTCGTTTCTTATttatgagactttaaattgGAATCTCTAATGACTATTTGTTCATTCTCGGATCATTAAACGTTCTTGGGCTAAGCTCAAGGCTCAATATATGATCCTAGGCCCTTATCTCTACACTTATTATGCTGGTCAAATTGAAAGCAATTTTCTCTTTGATACTAATATTTTTAGccaaaccaaacaccaaaaaaagaaaaaagaaaaaagaagcaagaaAAAAGAAGGTTTTATATTGAATCAAACTTAGCCTGAAACCTTTTATTTTGGAGTTGGGATGGGTCATGGGCCCAGTTCAAACAAGTCTGAGTGGGCTTATGTGTGTGGAAAATTACATATTAGCCCATGAACACTACTTTGtagttgtggaaaaaaaaaattttgggggacAATTATGgtaaaattgcaaattttttttttttggaaaataaataaagaaaagagagtgagagtttGAATATTAATGGTTGATTGGTTCCGGATTTTATGTAATATTTggtcttattatttatttatttatttatatatttcccaatttatatacatttttttctcatctcaTGTGAGAGAAACCGTTTCCCTGATTAATGGCTTTATAGGAAAAAAACGCGGTGCAAATGTAAAAAATCTACGAATAGAATAAGAATACCATAATATACAAATAATACAATACAAAGAAGAGTCGTTCGGAAAGAGAGCTCCTTTCTTGTCCTttagctctctttctcttctcgcGCTCTAAACCTTCTTATTGAGAgcgagagaaaagaaagagaaaaaaaaaacaacatttaatcatttattacattttttcaaCAATACACACTCTTATTACAAACACTATAGAGGAAAGtaaagaaacagaagaaaaggaaaaagaaacccccaaaaccaaaaccaaaaccaaaaccaaaacccaatacTCTCCATCCGTCAAACTCTCGAATCCACATTTCTTCGATCGACCAAAACCCTAATTCCATGCGGCCATCGGAGCCACCACTAATCTTCTGATCGATTGGATTTCACGGACTCTGTAATATAAAAGAGAATCGTTGTTTTTTGTGCTTAGTCAAAGCTCGAAGTCTTCTTTATTCGATGGTTTTATTGCAGTCAGGCTTGGCGTTCTCACAatgatttgaaatttcaagGTCCTCAACGGAGTTTCGCTTTCCAAggtattgaaaagaaaaaaccttgactttttcttttttttcaatcgGCTTTTATTTCAGCCATTTCTTGCTTTACACggttatgtttttattgacTATAGGCTATTATAGCTAGCTCTAttgtacatatataaatatttgaattacgatatatatagattattggATTGATTTTTGATAATTATAGGTTTGGTgtatgataatttttatttgttatacatatataaaaaaaaaaagattgtgattttgtgatggatGATTAGGGTTAGGTTTAGGGCTAGGGGATTGACGCGAATGGAAGCGTCTGGAAGCAGTCCTGAGGGGTTTCGGACTAATTCTTCGGGTTCGGGGAGTGGTGGGATTGGGAATTCGAGAAGATACGGATTGTTCTCGGCTTCAAATATCATTCAGGCGCCACTCTCTGCGTTGTTGGAGTATTCGGGGATTCTTCGTACCAATGCTAGTAGGTCTAATCATCAGGAGACTGATTCTTTGATTCACGGAGGACGGCTATCTTCTTCGGGCTCTGGGTTTCACCTTGCTCAGCTCGATCAACCTGCCGCTGCTGCTACTGCCAATGACGGCGAGGTTTCTATTAGGATAATTGGTGCGGCGGAACAAGAACAGGATAGGGAACCTGCTGCTGGATTGGTAGTTGGGCACCAGCTTGGGAGTGAGGTAGCTGCTGCCGCTCGTACTGATGTTTCTCCACGAGCGACTGAGGCTCAGGGAGGGGATTCAAGGATTGAGCGTGGTGGTGTAGCGGAGGGAATTTCGCAATCTGCAAATGGGAATTCGGAGGGAGAAGCTGTGGATGGAGGTGGGGCAAATGGGAGGGATTCTTCTTACCAGAGATATGATATTCAGCAGGCTGCTAGGTGGATTGAGCAGGTCCTGCCCTTCTCTTTGCTCCTCTTGGTGGTATTCATTCGCCAGCATTTACAAGGTATTGTTTTTCTATATATGGTTTATGGTTTATGCTTTTAGTTCTTGTTCACTATTAAAAATCATTAGCTTGATCCTATgggaatttgttatgaaattttaCTGTTTCTTTATTCTACATGCCTGTGTTGGGAGAGTTATCAAACCCTTGTATGAACGGTATTTACACATTTGGAGCATTTCTTGCAACTCTGTTTTGGTGATGTTTGTGGTGGGGAACACACCTTCTTTAGTGGAGAGGGGTAGGTGATAGtgaatttttgtggcaagtttTGTTGGATGATACATTCATCtgatttctttaagtagttgttgATGATAATTAGTTGGCTTGAAGGAAGTTCCTGTAGGGTTAATGCTGATTATTCCAGGAATAGTGCTTAGGAggctgttgctgttgctgttgcttATTACCTAGTGACTCTTTCTGCCTCATCGATAAATTTTCTTGATGCATTTTAAAAGCCTTGTATTGATATTCTATTTTCCCCCTTTTCTAGGAGTCGAAAGACTATATTATCTTGTGGACATTTTCTATAATTTGATAACTGGTTTTATATAGAGTTCTgagtctttcttttttgttggtgCTATCTTTTggtatttcaattttcaaacttCAGAGTAGTTAATTGGATTGATAAGAGAATTTGTTTTACCTggttctttcttttcccttacacctttctctctctctctctctctcccccttctcccccccccccccccccccccaacacacacaaACATTCATATTACATATGGCTCAAGTGTTACTGCTTCCAATCAACTTCTCTAAGCATATGATTCCTCTAGTTTTTCCCCCCTTGTCTTCAACTAATGGGGATGGGGCAGGGCCGGCCCAAcaaaatttggggcctaaggcaaaaattttatatggggcctttttatatgtaaacattaattaaataaaattatataatactaattaaattaagactaatttgatgtaaatacaGAAATTGATGAACAATACTAGCTAAACtaaggttaatttcatatagaagaTTGAATATTGTAGTTGAATCAAAAGGAACTTACTTTAACTTGGATATATGACTATGCATAGTTAAGTACAGttgtaatctaaattttaattttatatattctttttaagagaaagagatagatagatattatttggtgtgtggcTTAATAGGAGATTAGTCATCATTGATGATTTATCACATTTGCATCTTTTTATTTGAAACatcttagggtttcaattgggttaaatttttattggtctcctattttaaaagccttgttagaaatgaaaaagaaaaatactaaaaatactacaaaatattcacaataaatgtgattatgagtgtaattgatgaatttcaacaacttaatttatttgtgtttgaattacttttttttgtgattggtgatatgTCAGTTAAatctatagtaaaatttgtggtaTCCTTAGcatcactcttaaaaaaaataccaattatttaaaaaatgttatatttttataaaattttgggcctTTTACTAAGGGGAATGGGGCTTTTTTTAGtagggaaattttttatttgttgtggggccttaggcctaggcctaagttgcctaggccttgagtCGGCACTGGGGTGGGGGGATTTGATCCCAGTTCCTTCCCATAGAGAGAACCAGACAAGGCCATTGAGACACTAGCTCTAGGCATATGATTCCCTTAGGGCTCATTTGATACAGTGTAATGATGATTACTTGGAAATTTACGAGAGTACAAGAAGCTAtaatggaataactattcctaTGCAGTTGTTTGGTGCTGACAGAGGAATAGAGCCCATAATTTGTATTTCACAGTCGGATATAGCATGATTTGATGATATAATCGTCATATTCCAATCCAATGTCCTAaaatacccatatatatatatatttcatttttatgctCTCCATGGGTCTCGCTTAatatattatgtataaattaaaaacttataaaaaaccCATAACTGTATAATTAATATCATTGTCCTCATTTCAGAATTTTTTATCTCCATaaatgttttaagaaaaaagaagaaaaaattgatcaCATCTCCCATAAGTGTTAAATTCTAATAAATGACACATTCACCTGCTAGATCATGaataaaatagtgatatataaaactatatatttttttttaaataaaaaaaaatgcatgtttTATAAAAAGGTTAAtacatatttgaaatttaaatttatacgtcagaaaaaagaagagtttgtaatttcataatttgtttgtttttctgttGAGTTTCATACCATAATATAAATTGTTTAGGCTTATACTtttcaatgaataaaaaataaataattacaatcaTAATTAtagattttacattttattaaaaaaaggctAGTACGAActtaaggaatagctattcctCATTTCAAAGAATAGCTGTTCTTTATTTATTCCTTGTAATGAAAATACAACTAAACAATTGAATGATGATTATAAAGGAATAGCTATTCCATTCCTAGATCTATTCCTAcgtaccaaacgtgcccttagTTTTCTTGTTGATTGATTCCTATCCCTTTTTAGCCAGTTGGCTTTGGTCCTCTATATGCTAAGTAGATGGTTTCCCTTTTTACCTTGTTCGTTACTTGTAGGCGCTCCTCTTCTGCACATTGCTTTTCCTGACCTTTCAGGCTGTTATATGTCTAATAATCATAGAAGAATTGAGGAATCATTAGCCTTTGTTTCTTTACGCATCAAATATTTTCCCCTGgacttaaattttctttattgaatATATACACCTTAGGTTTTCTGATTATGGTTATTTCCCCACTACATTTTTGTGGCCACTTTTCCTTCACGTTAGTGACATTGGCCTTTCTGCTACTACGTACAGGTTTCTTTGTTACTATTTGGATTGCTGCTGTCATGTTCAAGTCAAATGATATTCTGCGGAAACAGACAGCTCTTAAGGTGCAGCAATTTGTAGAtctgtatttttaattttttttggcaggattttcttttttgggatgaAAAAGTTCCCTTTATTAAGCATGGTAAATTGCTGGTGGCTGCAGGGAGAGAGGAAAATGTCCATTCTGATTGGCATTACTCTTGCATTCACAATTCATGTGGTTGGCGTATACTGGTGGTATCAGAATGATGATCTTTTGTATCCGTTGGTGATGCTTCCTCCAAAAGCTATACCACCTTTCTGGCATGCTATTTTCATTATTATGGTGAATGGTATGTTTTTCTTtggctatttgtttatgaattaatgaaattaatattgtagCTGGGAAATAAGTTGTAGTGAAACTAGTGCTACTGTCTATGTCATCTCATCCAACATGTTTTTTGTGGATCCTTCATTGGATATTAGTCAGAAATTGCTAAGAACATGGCAGTAGTATAAAAGTTGTtaaatttcttcttatttttacaattatttaagCATGTCAAATTACCACTATTGAGTTATTTTCTGAACTCACCAAATTCTTTGTGATGCCACATATCTCAGGAAGTGCATGTTTGTATATATAGgcagaactctctctctctctaaagtaGGGTACCATTCTATAGAAGAGTCCTTTGGACTTGCCTCTAGCCAATAAAACCTATGGGCAACTGACCtatcctctctttctcttttaaatCTTTATAGTTAATATTTTGCAGTTATGGCAAGGAGCCATTTTGTTATAAGCACCGGTTTAGATCTCAGTCTCTTCCTCATGGGACAGATATACTACTTAAGCACTTAATATTATTGTGCACAAATGCTCGTTATGAATTCTCATTTTACGAAAATTTTGtgtggttatttatttattttttgaaatgtaaTATGTATGCTAGTTTGTTCTGGGGCATTGCAATAGTTTCTTAGTTTGCTTTCCTTTCAGATACATTGGTTCGGCAGGCAGCAATGATATGCAAGTGTTTTCTGTTGATGTATTACAAGAACAGCAGAGGCCGAAATTATCGTAGGCAGGTGAGTTGAtataa
The sequence above is drawn from the Quercus robur chromosome 7, dhQueRobu3.1, whole genome shotgun sequence genome and encodes:
- the LOC126692598 gene encoding uncharacterized protein LOC126692598 yields the protein MEASGSSPEGFRTNSSGSGSGGIGNSRRYGLFSASNIIQAPLSALLEYSGILRTNASRSNHQETDSLIHGGRLSSSGSGFHLAQLDQPAAAATANDGEVSIRIIGAAEQEQDREPAAGLVVGHQLGSEVAAAARTDVSPRATEAQGGDSRIERGGVAEGISQSANGNSEGEAVDGGGANGRDSSYQRYDIQQAARWIEQVLPFSLLLLVVFIRQHLQGFFVTIWIAAVMFKSNDILRKQTALKGERKMSILIGITLAFTIHVVGVYWWYQNDDLLYPLVMLPPKAIPPFWHAIFIIMVNDTLVRQAAMICKCFLLMYYKNSRGRNYRRQGQMLTLVEYLLLLYRALLPTPVWYRFFLNKEYGSLFSSLMTGLYLTFKLTSVVEKVQSFFSALKALSRKEVHYGAYATSEQVSAAGDMCAICQEKMHAPILLRCKHIFCEDCVSEWFERERTCPLCRALVKPADLRSFGDGSTSLFFQLF